The following are from one region of the Chloracidobacterium sp. genome:
- a CDS encoding TonB-dependent receptor: protein MTKNFSFRILGMIMLGLIVGLGQVYAQSTVTGAISGRVTDPQGAIVPNATVTVTNLGTNQATTTTATGNGDYRVINLQPGRYKVESTVSGFAAFTAENIIVEVGQTTNVNIGLVVEGQSAEVLITAEAPVINTTDNSNASNINQTAINELPINGSRWSNFALLTPGAVPDGTFGLISFRGVSGLLNNNTVDGGDNNQAFFSEERGRTRIGYVISQSTIREFQVNTSNYSAEYGRSAGGVTNAVTKSGTNEFHGEAFYYNRNNRNGARNPRAFNSVLINGVSTLVPAKPKDLRERFGGAIGGPIAKDKLFFFFSYDQQKRNFPGLGVFSNPNFLNTANRTLLTGRGLTNAQIDSTLAFLNSLTGETPRSGDQTLFFPKIDWIINDKNSFAISYNRLRWESPNGIQTQAVNTRSRSNFGDDFVEVDSVNGRLSSSISSSILNEFRFQWGRDLEYQFSTPPLPGEPTTSNTQVGGVRSPNVFITNGLEFGTPTFLERPKFPDETRWQFANTTTVTRGRHNIKFGADINRVEDDIANLRFEAGAYSYNNINDFIIDYVNYVTPLPGATVCATGTRTVGRCYTSNYQQGIGSPGLVMKSWDYNFFMQDDFRVTPRLTVNLGLRYEYISLPEAVLPNSSTVVIPNDGRTLAEATSSIPSDNDNFGPRIGLAYDIFGDGRTSVRAGYGIYFGRIQNSTAYNALVNTGNPGGQFQVQVAATAANSPIFPQVLSPSQLTAAGGAVVFFADNFEAPKIHQYDVILEHQLARNTVVSVSYIGSLGRNLPTFIDKNFVRTGQTNYSFVGGPLDGRTFTLPLYGRVPGAGTQAMTSIESTITSQYDAFVFKAERRFTNSLQFSASYTLSRSIDNNQNSATFTQTNSPYDIFDGSYDQGFSNFDTRHRIVASAVWAPNFYKGSRSSIGNYVLNGWSLAPILNYFSGRPFSATISGTSLNGTNGGNWNPILGRNSERLPALTNIDLRLSKRFRFTETMSIEFLAEAFNLLNKTHIFSTNSTQYNRSGTTGTLNYNASYGQVTGTDSTLFRERQVQFAARFQF, encoded by the coding sequence ATGACTAAAAACTTCAGCTTCAGAATTCTCGGCATGATAATGTTGGGACTAATTGTCGGGCTTGGGCAGGTATATGCTCAGTCGACCGTAACGGGAGCGATCAGCGGTCGCGTGACCGATCCGCAGGGAGCGATAGTCCCGAACGCGACGGTTACAGTTACGAATTTAGGCACTAATCAAGCAACGACCACGACAGCGACCGGTAACGGCGACTATCGCGTGATCAATCTGCAGCCTGGCCGCTACAAGGTGGAATCGACGGTTTCGGGCTTCGCTGCCTTCACCGCTGAGAACATCATCGTTGAGGTCGGACAGACCACGAACGTCAACATCGGTCTCGTCGTCGAAGGCCAATCGGCCGAGGTCCTGATCACAGCAGAAGCGCCGGTCATCAATACGACCGACAATTCAAACGCTTCGAACATAAACCAGACCGCGATCAATGAATTGCCGATCAACGGCAGCCGTTGGTCGAATTTCGCTCTTCTTACACCGGGTGCTGTTCCTGACGGAACATTTGGCCTGATCAGCTTTCGCGGCGTTTCTGGCTTGCTGAACAACAATACGGTTGACGGCGGCGACAACAACCAGGCGTTCTTTTCGGAAGAACGCGGCCGTACGCGTATCGGCTACGTCATCAGCCAATCGACTATCCGCGAGTTTCAGGTCAACACCTCGAACTATTCGGCAGAATATGGACGTTCGGCGGGCGGCGTGACCAACGCTGTGACAAAAAGCGGTACGAATGAATTTCACGGCGAAGCGTTTTACTACAACCGCAATAACCGAAACGGAGCCCGCAACCCGCGCGCTTTCAACTCGGTCCTTATAAACGGCGTTTCTACGCTCGTCCCTGCTAAACCGAAAGACCTTCGCGAACGCTTTGGCGGCGCGATCGGCGGGCCGATAGCGAAGGACAAGCTATTCTTCTTCTTCAGCTACGACCAGCAAAAGCGAAACTTCCCGGGTTTGGGCGTGTTCTCGAATCCGAATTTTCTCAACACTGCGAACCGCACCTTGCTTACAGGCCGCGGCTTGACGAACGCACAGATCGATTCGACCCTTGCGTTTCTTAATTCTCTGACAGGCGAGACCCCGCGATCGGGCGACCAGACATTGTTCTTCCCCAAGATCGACTGGATCATTAACGATAAGAATTCGTTCGCTATCAGTTACAACCGCCTCCGCTGGGAATCGCCCAACGGCATCCAGACGCAGGCCGTAAATACCCGAAGCCGGTCGAATTTTGGCGACGACTTCGTCGAAGTCGATTCGGTCAACGGCCGATTGTCTTCGTCGATCTCGTCAAGCATTTTGAACGAGTTCCGATTCCAGTGGGGACGCGACCTCGAATATCAATTCAGTACACCGCCGCTTCCGGGTGAACCGACGACCTCGAACACGCAGGTTGGCGGCGTTCGCTCGCCGAACGTTTTCATTACGAACGGACTTGAATTTGGTACCCCGACCTTCCTCGAGCGTCCGAAGTTTCCAGATGAGACCCGTTGGCAGTTTGCGAATACGACTACGGTCACCCGCGGACGCCACAACATCAAATTCGGTGCCGACATCAACCGTGTCGAAGACGATATCGCGAACCTTCGATTTGAGGCCGGTGCATATTCTTATAACAACATCAATGATTTCATCATTGACTACGTCAACTACGTGACACCGCTGCCCGGTGCCACTGTCTGTGCGACCGGAACCCGCACAGTAGGCCGCTGCTATACGAGCAACTACCAGCAGGGCATCGGCTCGCCCGGCCTGGTAATGAAGAGTTGGGATTACAACTTCTTCATGCAGGACGATTTTCGTGTGACCCCGCGATTGACGGTAAACCTCGGCCTTCGCTATGAGTACATCAGCCTGCCGGAAGCTGTTCTGCCTAACAGCAGCACGGTCGTGATCCCGAACGACGGACGTACTTTGGCCGAGGCAACTTCGTCGATCCCGAGCGATAATGACAACTTCGGGCCGCGTATCGGCCTGGCGTACGATATCTTCGGCGATGGCCGCACTTCGGTTCGTGCCGGTTACGGTATCTATTTTGGCCGGATCCAGAACTCGACGGCGTACAACGCCCTTGTAAACACGGGCAATCCAGGCGGCCAGTTCCAGGTTCAGGTCGCTGCAACCGCTGCGAATTCACCGATTTTCCCGCAGGTCTTGAGCCCGTCGCAGCTGACGGCAGCCGGCGGAGCGGTCGTTTTCTTTGCCGATAACTTCGAAGCTCCGAAAATTCACCAGTACGATGTGATCCTCGAACACCAGCTCGCAAGGAACACGGTCGTTTCGGTCTCGTACATCGGCAGCCTCGGTCGTAATCTGCCGACGTTCATCGACAAGAACTTTGTCCGGACCGGCCAGACGAACTATTCGTTTGTCGGCGGCCCGCTTGACGGACGGACCTTCACGCTTCCGCTTTACGGTCGTGTACCGGGAGCCGGAACACAGGCGATGACGAGCATCGAGAGCACCATCACGTCGCAGTATGACGCGTTCGTGTTCAAAGCAGAGCGTCGCTTCACGAATAGTCTTCAGTTCTCAGCCAGCTACACGCTGTCGCGTTCGATCGACAACAATCAGAACTCGGCAACGTTCACACAGACCAATAGCCCGTACGATATCTTCGACGGCAGCTATGACCAGGGATTCAGTAATTTCGACACTCGCCACCGCATCGTCGCGAGTGCCGTTTGGGCGCCGAACTTCTACAAGGGAAGCAGGTCCTCGATCGGTAATTACGTCCTGAACGGCTGGTCGCTTGCTCCGATCCTAAACTATTTCTCAGGACGTCCGTTCAGCGCGACGATCTCAGGAACAAGTTTGAACGGAACGAACGGCGGAAACTGGAATCCGATACTTGGTCGAAATTCGGAGAGGCTTCCGGCCCTGACGAACATCGATCTTCGGCTTTCAAAGCGTTTTCGCTTTACCGAAACGATGTCGATCGAGTTTTTGGCTGAGGCATTCAACCTCCTCAACAAAACTCACATCTTCTCGACGAACAGCACCCAGTACAACCGCTCAGGCACGACCGGTACGTTGAACTACAACGCGTCGTACGGCCAGGTCACGGGTACTGACAGCACATTGTTCCGTGAACGTCAGGTACAGTTTGCTGCACGTTTCCAATTCTAG
- a CDS encoding glycosyltransferase family 4 protein yields the protein MRILQISSARTYGGGERHVVDLCRGLQRRGHEVFAALRPTSVWQHRLSFLPTSNIFQVSIRNSFGVLSAMRIAEFARDNQIDLIHAHVARDYIPASIACMAAPNAKFVITRHVLFPLKPFNKYALKNVERAIGVSEAVGEELRRVFPSHKVAVIANGIDVKAPPEDEAEQFRKEFREAHGIPEDTFVVGTLGELKELKGQRDLVLAAPQVANAFPASRFVIVGQDHSMDKRFRRDLKRLVSVFGLDDRFLWLDWLEDTRQFYAAIDLFVSPSHTESFGLAILEAMAHGKAVVATDTEGARQLVVDKSQLVAVSDPVALAEKIAAMIKDPDRKKSLGDEARKRAAERFSFDRMIDETESLYREILGERAEKAHVME from the coding sequence ATGCGGATACTTCAGATATCATCGGCGCGGACTTATGGCGGCGGCGAGCGCCATGTGGTCGATCTGTGCCGTGGCCTGCAGAGACGCGGGCACGAGGTATTTGCAGCATTAAGGCCCACAAGCGTCTGGCAGCACCGCCTCAGCTTCTTGCCGACATCGAATATATTTCAGGTCTCGATCAGAAACTCATTCGGCGTTTTGAGCGCGATGCGGATAGCCGAATTTGCCCGCGACAACCAGATCGACCTGATCCACGCTCATGTGGCACGCGACTACATTCCGGCGAGTATTGCCTGCATGGCGGCCCCGAATGCAAAGTTCGTCATTACCAGGCATGTGCTCTTTCCGCTCAAGCCGTTCAACAAGTATGCTCTAAAGAACGTCGAACGTGCGATCGGCGTCTCGGAGGCGGTCGGAGAGGAGCTTCGGCGAGTATTTCCATCACACAAGGTCGCGGTGATCGCGAACGGCATTGATGTAAAGGCACCGCCGGAAGACGAGGCCGAGCAGTTCAGGAAGGAATTTCGCGAAGCACACGGTATTCCGGAAGATACGTTTGTGGTCGGCACGCTGGGCGAACTTAAGGAGCTAAAGGGCCAACGCGACCTTGTTCTTGCAGCACCGCAGGTCGCAAACGCATTTCCTGCAAGCCGGTTTGTGATCGTCGGGCAGGACCATTCGATGGACAAGCGATTTCGCCGCGACCTCAAACGGCTGGTCTCGGTCTTTGGCCTCGATGACCGTTTTCTCTGGCTCGATTGGCTCGAAGACACACGTCAATTCTATGCCGCGATCGATCTTTTCGTATCACCATCGCATACAGAGAGTTTCGGCCTCGCCATACTTGAGGCGATGGCCCACGGCAAGGCCGTGGTAGCGACCGATACTGAAGGGGCGCGTCAGCTTGTCGTCGATAAGAGCCAGCTCGTTGCGGTCAGCGATCCGGTCGCTCTTGCCGAGAAGATCGCTGCGATGATAAAAGACCCGGATCGGAAGAAGTCGTTGGGGGACGAAGCGCGAAAGCGAGCAGCCGAACGATTTTCTTTCGATCGGATGATAGACGAGACGGAATCGCTTTACCGTGAGATCCTCGGCGAGCGGGCCGAGAAAGCACATGTGATGGAATAA